Proteins from one Nilaparvata lugens isolate BPH chromosome 10, ASM1435652v1, whole genome shotgun sequence genomic window:
- the LOC111045678 gene encoding BTB/POZ domain-containing protein 2-like, producing MVEDSRNFKDRLYRLPEVGMGYDCKFIVGKGEQVATIFAHKFLFAVTSDVFKAMFFGGLEVEECVRIVDLEPQGFESMKHFIYTGEIRFESIGHASETYLAAHKYLLPVLLNLCVVYIRDNIEDSEKVNFFSWCDKNRISEFDSLCLEYVTEKTYEIFQSNYFLDCEPNVILRILQCESMRLNSELSVFINFERWALAEARRRNIIDDRDQMATYFNDFKPYIRFLTMSNEQLTNNVSKSLLLTDEEKLAIGGAAVMNISPDQLPKTICFSKVKRKLRPEPRKRKSQYDYDSDY from the exons ATGGTGGAAGATTCAAGAAACTTCAAGGACCGTCTCTATCGTCTACCAGAAGTTGGCATGGGATATGATTGTAAGTTCATTGTGGGCAAAGGAGAGCAGGTAGCTACCATTTTTGCACACAAGTTCCTATTTGCTGTCACCAGTGACGTATTCAAAGCCATGTTCTTCGGTGGACTTGAAGTGGAAGAGTGTGTGCGAATTGTGGACTTGGAGCCTCAAGGATTCGAGAGCATGAAACACTTCATTTATACAGGAGAGATCAGATTTGAATCTATCGGACATGCGTCTGAAACGTATTTGGCTGCTCATAAGTATTTATTACCTGTACTGTTGAATCTGTGCGTGGTGTAC ATTAGAGACAACATTGAAGACTCAGAAAAAGTAAATTTCTTCAGTTGGTGTGACAAGAACAGAATATCAGAATTCGACAGCCTGTGCTTAGAATATGTTACGGAGAAAACTTACGAAATATTTCAAAGCAACTATTTTCTTGATTGCGAACCCAATGTCATCCTGCGTATTCTACAATGTGAATCAATGAGATTGAACTCTGAACTgagtgtttttatcaatttcgaAAGATGGGCACTCGCTGAAGCCAGACGCCGAAATATTATAGATGATCGGGATCAGATGGCAACTTACTTCAATGATTTCAAACCATACATAAGGTTTTTAACTATGAGTAATGAACAGTTGACAAATAATGTTTCAAAATCTCTGCTCCTAACTGATGAAGAGAAACTAGCCATAGGAGGAGCTGCTGTAATGAATATTAGTCCTGACCAATTACCGAAAACGATCTGCTTTTCCAAGGTGAAACGAAAACTCCGTCCTGAGCCGAGAAAGAGGAAGTCCCAATATGATTACGACTCTGACTATTGA